A stretch of Linepithema humile isolate Giens D197 chromosome 3, Lhum_UNIL_v1.0, whole genome shotgun sequence DNA encodes these proteins:
- the LOC136998934 gene encoding uncharacterized protein: protein MSFLQDINLQNETTSNISVAYEDTSADADCDSVDDSMSSVSHTSRRRKRNKEDNFINKIRELIQEPINIDIQQNAQSPSAGFCTTVAHKLDALSEDARDRAMMRILEVLREERQRQN, encoded by the exons ATGAGCTTCCTTCAAGATATAAATCTTCAAAATGA AACGACGTCAAACATCTCTGTCGCATATGAAGACACTTCAGCTGATGCTGATTGTGATAGCGTGGATGATAGTATGAGTAGTGTGTCACATACATCAC GTCGTCGAAAAAGGAATAAAgaggataattttataaataaaatacgggAGTTGATACAGGAGCccataaatattgatatacagCAGAATGCCCAGAGTCCGTCTGCTGGATTCTGCACCACGGTTGCTCACAAGCTCGATGCCCTGAGCGAAGATGCACGGGACAGGGCGATGATGCGAATACTCGAGGTGCTGCGTGAAGAACGTCAGAGACAAAACTAG
- the LOC136998933 gene encoding uncharacterized protein encodes MLYQLYQQKMSFNDNDSEHWNEEMEIVYTCGLCEMICKADEMQSHPCMESFTHYYLDEQHYFYPQCEDGTILRRSLVDGIEQNVLEMPECAEENIQETGIPNEEEFNIENLPKNENLRKIFIEERLIEAIRRRPPL; translated from the exons ATGTTGTATCAGTTGTATCAACAAAAAATGAGTTTCAACGACAACGACAGTGAACATTGGAACGAG GAAATGGAAATTGTTTATACGTGTGGGCTGTGCGAGATGATTTGCAAGGCCGATGAAATGCAGAGCCACCCGTGCATGGAATCTTTTACACATTATTATCTGGACGAgcagcattatttttatccacaGTGTG AGGACGGAACTATTCTGCGTAGAAGCCTTGTGGACGGCATTGAACAAAATGTTTTGGAGATGCCAGAATGTGCAGAAGAGAATATTCAGGAGACAGGAATTCCGAATGAGGAAGAATTTAACATAGAAAATCTTCCGAAGAATGAAAATTTACGGAAGATATTTATAGAAGAACGTCTCATTGAGGCGATTCGAAGACGACCGCCTCTTTGA
- the LOC136998931 gene encoding uncharacterized protein: MKLTIRMRVKVRLNCPNSILSTTLQNTLLSVIAKEIKKRRILVLCAIMRKLQKNEKRPYRKKQYWVAPYLKDRPEHSFYYVSIPKLTIENGVRFHNYFRMSATQFEELLSIVGPLLIKENVIREPIQPKERLMITLRYLASGDSMTSMSYQYLVGVTTVCNIIRETCEAIWSNLCPLVLLSVLLEGDWLEIANDFEELSNFIYCIGAIDGKHVTIQCPNNAGSTYYNYKHAHSVVLMAICDARYIFRFVDIGAYGRRSDGGIFGDSAIGKNFNANRMNEPKPSTVAGGRILPYCLVGDEAFPLKSYLLRPYPGKNGLTSEQDIFNYRLSRARRFIENTFGILASQWRLYRKPIIAFPENAKLMVQATVCLHNWIRKDDIDKNAYVSADMVDEIHANDPNSFTSGSW, encoded by the exons ATGAAACTGACAATTAGGATGCGTGTCAAAGTGCGTTTAAACTGTCCGAACAGTATTTTATCGACAACATTACAAAATACATTGCTATCAGTAATAGCTAAAGAGATTAAGAAACGACGAATACTGGTGTTGTGTGCAATtatgcgaaaattgcaaaaaaatgaaaagagacCGTACAGGAAGAAGCAATACTGGGTAGCACCATATCTAAAGGATCGTCCAGAGCacagtttttattatgtgTCAATTCCTAAACTGACCATAGAGAATGGAGTACGATTCCACAATTATTTCCGAATGTCCGCAACACAATTTGAGGAATTGTTATCTATTGTTGGACCgctattgataaaagaaaatgttattcgAGAGCCCATACAACCGAAAGAACGTTTGATGATAACATTAAG GTATCTTGCTTCTGGCGATTCAATGACGTCAATGTCATACCAGTATCTAGTTGGGGTAACAAcagtttgtaatattattcgagAGACATGCGAAGCAATTTGGAGCAATTTGTGTCCTTTGGTTTTATTATCAGTATTGTTGGAAGGAGACTGGCTCGAAATTGCAAATGATTTTGAAGAATTGTCCAATTTCATTTACTGCATTGGTGCTATCGATGGAAAACATGTAACAATTCAA TGTCCCAACAATGCTGGTTCAACGTACTACAACTACAAGCATGCTCATAGTGTAGTATTAATGGCCATTTGTGATGCACGCTATATATTTCGTTTTGTTGACATCGGGGCGTACGGACGACGAAGCGATGGAGGTATTTTCGGCGACAGTGCTATCGGCAAGAACTTCAATGCAAACCGCATGAATGAACCAAAACCATCAACTGTTGCAGGAGGACGAATTTTGCCATACTGTCTCGTGGGAGACGAAGCATTCcctttaaaatcatatttgcTTCGTCCTTATCCAGGCAAGAACGGACTGACATCGGagcaagatatttttaactatcGGTTAAGCCGTGCGAGAAGGTTTATCGAAAATACTTTTGGTATTTTAGCCAGCCAGTGGCGGCTATATCGCAAACCAATTATTGCTTTCCCAGAGAATGCTAAATTGATGGTGCAGGCGACGGTTTGTCTGCATAATTGGATCCGCAAAGACGacattgataaaaatgcatatgTTTCTGCGGATATGGTGGATGAAATTCATGCCAATGATCCAAATAGTTTCACATCAGGTTCTTGGTGA